One Glycine max cultivar Williams 82 chromosome 6, Glycine_max_v4.0, whole genome shotgun sequence DNA segment encodes these proteins:
- the LOC100783550 gene encoding probable protein disulfide-isomerase A6, with translation MDFVCPIGFHCATEISALLTPPSPLQVQVYMQTWTSKSYANMVPVDCDEHKSLCSKYGVSGYPTIQWFPKGSLEPKKYEGPRTADSLAEFVNTEGGTNVKIATAPSNVVVLTSENFNEVVLDETKDVLVEFYAPWCGHCKSLAPIYEKVVTAFKLEEDVVIANLDADKYKDLAEKYDVSGFPTLKFFPKGNKAGEEYGGGRDLDDFVAFINEKSGTSRDVKGQLTSQAGIVESLDVLVKEFVAASDEEKKSMFTRMEEEVEKLKGSASRHGKIYLKAAKNYLEKGSDYAKNEIQRLQRILDKSISPAKADELTLKKNILSTYAA, from the exons ATGGACTTCGTTTGCCCTATTGGCTTTCACTGTGCCACTGAAATCTCTGCTCTTCTTACTCCTCCTTCACCTCTTCAAGTTCAG GTTTATATGCAGACATGGACTTCAAAGAGTTATGCAAATATGGTGCCT GTTGACTGTGATGAGCACAAGAGTTTGTGCAGCAAATATGGAGTCTCTGGGTACCCAACAATTCAGTGGTTTCCAAAAGGATCTCTTGAACCCAAAAA GTATGAAGGGCCACGCACTGCTGATTCACTTGCTGAGTTTGTAAATACGGAAGGAG GAACAAATGTGAAGATTGCTACAGCTCCTTCCAATGTAGTGGTGCTTACATCTGAAAATTTTAATGAGGTTGTCTTAGATGAAACCAAAGATGTCTTGGTTGAGTTTTATGCACCCTG GTGTGGACATTGCAAAAGTCTTGCTCCTAT TTACGAGAAAGTTGTCACAGCATTTAAATTGGAGGAAGATGTAGTAATTGCAAACCTGGATGCTGATAAATATAAGGATCTAGCTGAAAA GTATGATGTGAGTGGATTTCCTACCTTGAAGTTCTTCCCAAAGGGCAACAAAGCTGGTGAAGAGTACGGAGGTGGAAGAGACTTGGATGACTTTGTGGCTTTTATCAATGAGAAATCTGGAACAAGTCGAGATGTAAAAGGACAACTTACTTCCCAA GCTGGTATAGTAGAAAGCTTGGATGTCTTGGTTAAGGAGTTTGTAGCTGCCAGCGATGAAGAGAAGAAATCCATGTTTACCCGAATGGAAGAGGAAGTTGAGAAGCTGAAGGGTTCTGCCTCAAG gcACGGGAAGATTTACTTGAAAGCTGCCAAGAATTACTTGGAAAAAGGTTCTGATTATGCTAAGAACGAAATCCAGCGCCTACAGCGCATACTTGACAAG TCCATTAGTCCTGCGAAGGCCGACGAGTTAACTCTAAAGAAAAATATCTTGTCGACATATGCTGCTTGA